A window of Eubacteriaceae bacterium ES3 contains these coding sequences:
- a CDS encoding transposase yields MLPQKQLSFAEIYADCTHFFEQDKHHFLSLLEEKLDLHALVPHSFYSHYYACNGRHRDFELCSILWAFILQRIFSIPTDTLLITFLKFSSELRDFCGFSRVPHASQLTRFKQDYLPDLQSFFHQLVDVTEPICQKIDAHKAMMTIFDTSGIEAYVTENNPKFANKIIKQLKAFKKTHQLDDSYDPYKAAYGAMPTHAKANSSIKQLYINGHFCYVYKFGMITNGLGIVRDISFYDANFLVDHPDIAVEKKSDSPDEDKSLHDTKALIPVLSDFFKKHPLIVPKLFIGDAAFDSSVIYHSLLTDLKFEKAFIPLNSRGSLSYSDCPVNEHGIPCCPDNPSLPMKPEGKTRRKNGLVRFKFTCPKTRWVRQQSGKSKRQCFCEKPCTPSSCGRMFYVYPEKNLRAYPGTLRGTDEWQQIYKIRGVVEQSLNHFKDSFCVAGRKTRNARTLRADLLLAGITQLITVILADNIHQLQYIRSLKKLIA; encoded by the coding sequence ATTTTACCACAAAAACAGCTTTCGTTTGCTGAAATTTATGCTGATTGCACTCATTTTTTTGAACAGGACAAACATCACTTTCTTTCACTGCTGGAAGAAAAACTTGACCTTCATGCTCTGGTTCCACATTCTTTTTACAGTCATTACTATGCTTGTAATGGGCGACACCGTGATTTTGAGCTTTGTTCCATTCTTTGGGCATTCATTCTGCAGCGAATTTTTTCCATTCCCACTGACACCCTGCTGATCACTTTTCTCAAGTTTTCCAGCGAATTAAGGGATTTCTGCGGTTTCAGCAGAGTTCCCCACGCATCCCAGCTGACTCGCTTCAAGCAAGATTATCTTCCGGACTTACAATCGTTTTTTCATCAACTTGTTGATGTAACTGAACCAATCTGCCAAAAGATCGATGCTCATAAGGCCATGATGACCATCTTTGATACTTCGGGAATTGAAGCCTATGTTACTGAAAATAATCCCAAATTTGCCAATAAAATCATCAAACAGCTCAAAGCTTTCAAGAAAACCCATCAGCTGGATGATTCCTATGATCCCTACAAGGCCGCCTATGGCGCCATGCCCACCCACGCTAAAGCCAATTCTTCTATTAAACAGCTTTATATCAACGGTCATTTCTGTTATGTCTATAAATTCGGCATGATCACCAACGGCCTTGGCATTGTCCGGGATATCTCTTTTTATGATGCCAACTTTCTGGTTGATCATCCTGATATTGCTGTTGAGAAAAAGTCTGATTCTCCCGACGAGGACAAGTCGCTCCATGATACCAAAGCACTTATTCCTGTTCTTTCCGACTTTTTTAAAAAGCATCCGCTGATTGTTCCCAAACTTTTTATTGGTGATGCCGCTTTTGACAGCTCAGTCATTTATCACTCGCTGCTGACTGATTTAAAGTTTGAAAAAGCCTTCATTCCCCTCAATTCGCGGGGCTCCCTTTCTTATTCCGATTGCCCGGTTAATGAGCATGGTATCCCCTGTTGTCCGGACAACCCTTCACTTCCCATGAAACCGGAAGGTAAAACCAGGCGTAAAAATGGTCTCGTCCGCTTTAAATTTACCTGTCCCAAAACCCGATGGGTCAGGCAGCAATCCGGTAAATCCAAACGTCAGTGTTTCTGCGAAAAACCCTGCACACCTTCTTCCTGTGGCCGGATGTTCTATGTTTACCCTGAAAAAAACCTTAGAGCTTACCCAGGTACGCTTCGGGGTACTGACGAGTGGCAGCAAATCTATAAAATTCGCGGTGTTGTTGAACAGTCACTCAATCATTTCAAAGATTCTTTCTGTGTTGCCGGTCGCAAAACAAGAAATGCTCGGACGCTTCGCGCGGATCTGCTCCTGGCTGGCATTACCCAGCTGATTACTGTCATTCTTGCTGACAACATTCATCAGCTTCAATACATCCGCAGTCTTAAAAAACTGATTGCCTAA
- a CDS encoding transposase: MLPQKQLSFAEIYADCTHFFEQDKHHFLSLLEEKLDLHALVPHSFYSHYYACNGRHRDFELCSILWAFILQRIFSIPTDTLLITFLKFSSELRDFCGFSRVPHASQLTRFKQDYLPDLQSFFHQLVDVTEPICQKIDAHKAMMTIFDTSGIEAYVTENNPKFANKIIKQLKAFKKTHQLNDSYDPYKAAYGAMPTHAKANSSIKQLYINGHFCYVYKFGMITNGLGIVRDISFYDANFLVDHPDIAVEKKSDSPDEDKSLHDTKALIPVLSDFFKKHPLIVPKLFIGDAAFDSSVIYHSLLTDLKFEKAFIPLNSRGSLSYSDCPVNEHGIPCCPDNPSLPMKPEGKTRRKNGLVRFKFTCPKTRWVRQQSGKSKRQCFCEKPCTPSSCGRMFYVYPEKNLRAYPGTLRGTDEWQQIYKIRGVVEQSLNHFKDSFCVAGRKTRNARTLRADLLLAGITQLITVILADNIHQLQYIRSLKKLIA; encoded by the coding sequence ATTTTACCACAAAAACAGCTTTCGTTTGCTGAAATTTATGCTGATTGCACTCATTTTTTTGAACAGGACAAACATCACTTTCTTTCACTGCTGGAAGAAAAACTTGACCTTCATGCTCTGGTTCCACATTCTTTTTACAGTCATTACTATGCTTGTAATGGGCGACACCGTGATTTTGAGCTTTGTTCCATTCTTTGGGCATTCATTCTGCAGCGAATTTTTTCCATTCCCACTGACACCCTGCTGATCACTTTTCTCAAGTTTTCCAGCGAATTAAGGGATTTCTGCGGTTTCAGCAGAGTTCCCCACGCATCCCAGCTGACTCGCTTCAAGCAAGATTATCTTCCGGACTTACAATCGTTTTTTCATCAACTTGTTGATGTAACTGAACCAATCTGCCAAAAGATCGATGCTCATAAGGCCATGATGACCATCTTTGATACTTCGGGAATTGAAGCCTATGTTACTGAAAATAATCCCAAATTTGCCAATAAAATCATCAAACAGCTCAAAGCTTTCAAGAAAACCCATCAGCTGAATGATTCCTATGATCCCTACAAGGCCGCCTATGGCGCCATGCCCACCCACGCTAAAGCCAATTCTTCTATTAAACAGCTTTATATCAACGGTCATTTCTGTTATGTCTATAAATTCGGCATGATCACCAACGGCCTTGGCATTGTCCGGGATATCTCTTTTTATGATGCCAACTTTCTGGTTGATCATCCTGATATTGCTGTTGAGAAAAAGTCTGATTCTCCCGACGAGGACAAGTCGCTCCATGATACCAAAGCACTTATTCCTGTTCTTTCCGACTTTTTTAAAAAGCATCCGCTGATTGTTCCCAAACTTTTTATTGGTGATGCCGCTTTTGACAGCTCAGTCATTTATCACTCGCTGCTGACTGATTTAAAGTTTGAAAAAGCCTTCATTCCCCTCAATTCGCGGGGCTCCCTTTCTTATTCCGATTGCCCGGTTAATGAGCATGGTATCCCCTGTTGTCCGGACAACCCTTCACTTCCCATGAAACCGGAAGGTAAAACCAGGCGTAAAAATGGTCTCGTCCGCTTTAAATTTACCTGTCCCAAAACCCGATGGGTCAGGCAGCAATCCGGTAAATCCAAACGTCAGTGTTTCTGCGAAAAACCCTGCACACCTTCTTCCTGTGGCCGGATGTTCTATGTTTACCCTGAAAAAAACCTTAGAGCTTACCCAGGTACGCTTCGGGGTACTGACGAGTGGCAGCAAATCTATAAAATTCGCGGTGTTGTTGAACAGTCACTCAATCATTTCAAAGATTCTTTCTGTGTTGCCGGTCGCAAAACAAGAAATGCTCGGACGCTTCGCGCGGATCTGCTCCTGGCTGGCATTACCCAGCTGATTACTGTCATTCTTGCTGACAACATTCATCAGCTTCAATACATCCGCAGTCTTAAAAAACTGATTGCCTAA
- a CDS encoding universal stress protein: MMFKRMMIASEMSVDSFEIFDRVNDLKMLGTEDCILLQCVNASETNIQVASYMQKITEENTEKQKEILIDQGYQVETQILTGSPKKEINRLSVDEKINLIVAGAAKHTIIGESLFGGVAYELMYHAIRPLLLVRTSGDSEKVNPKLFDHVLYATDFSENARTAYAYIKEMVRSGIKKITLVHVLDKDVINPYLLDQAENFKKIDQERLMEIKEELETLGEVDISVELPLGSPTGELLRLIDEKDISLAVMGSQGRGFLEQVFLGSVSHNIARHANASVLLIPAARNIF, translated from the coding sequence ATGATGTTTAAACGAATGATGATTGCTTCAGAAATGTCTGTGGATTCTTTTGAAATATTTGATCGGGTTAATGATCTGAAAATGCTGGGTACGGAAGATTGTATCCTTCTTCAATGTGTCAATGCTTCGGAAACCAATATTCAAGTTGCGTCTTATATGCAAAAGATCACGGAAGAAAATACCGAGAAACAAAAAGAGATTCTTATCGATCAGGGTTATCAGGTTGAAACACAAATACTTACCGGAAGCCCGAAAAAAGAAATTAATCGGCTTTCTGTTGATGAAAAAATAAATCTGATTGTAGCCGGTGCAGCCAAGCATACGATTATCGGGGAGTCTTTATTTGGGGGCGTGGCCTATGAACTGATGTATCATGCCATCAGGCCTCTGTTGCTCGTGCGTACGAGTGGGGACAGCGAAAAAGTCAATCCGAAACTATTCGACCATGTTCTTTATGCGACTGACTTTTCTGAAAATGCACGCACGGCCTATGCTTATATAAAAGAAATGGTCAGGAGTGGGATTAAAAAAATTACTCTGGTCCATGTGCTGGATAAGGATGTGATTAATCCATATCTTTTGGATCAGGCAGAAAATTTTAAAAAAATTGACCAGGAACGGTTGATGGAGATTAAAGAAGAACTTGAGACTTTGGGTGAGGTTGATATTTCTGTGGAGCTGCCATTAGGTTCGCCGACTGGTGAGCTGTTAAGGCTAATTGATGAAAAAGATATTTCGCTGGCTGTTATGGGAAGTCAGGGAAGAGGCTTTCTGGAACAGGTTTTTCTTGGCAGCGTGAGTCACAATATTGCCAGACACGCAAATGCTTCAGTACTATTGATTCCGGCTGCAAGAAACATTTTTTAG